One genomic segment of Motacilla alba alba isolate MOTALB_02 chromosome 1A, Motacilla_alba_V1.0_pri, whole genome shotgun sequence includes these proteins:
- the MRPS33 gene encoding 28S ribosomal protein S33, mitochondrial isoform X2, whose product MKAEAFFSAGYDFSDPRRKPERTGKHVCRHGTEERSPVSLFGGESLRRALRASCQSSLRTAPRGWGRSALHPRPASLPPSGASCSAHRLSRELQAQKQSERLYKAVICQNHITLNNLRLHCGHGMHYVRQSLLLMRTSPGMLISKTRMNYFKQNFSPDCPVWTSCLGNVSPSSWSSAELYIRC is encoded by the exons ATGAAAGCTGAGGCTTTCTTTTCTGCGGGTTACGATTTCAGTGATCCACGGAGAAAGCCAGAGCGCACAGGAAAACATGTCTGCAGGCACGGGACGGAGGAGCGCAGCCCGGTGAGTCTGTTCGGAGGCGAGTCCTTGCGCCGAGCCTTGCGCGcctcctgccagagctccctgcGGACGGCGCCCCGCGGCTGGGGCCGCTCGGCTCTGCATCCCCGCCCGGCATCGCTGCCGCCCTCCGGAGCATCCTGCAGCGCCCACCGCCTCTCCAGAGAGCTCCAGGCACAAAAGCAAAGCGAGCGCCTGTACAAAG CTGTCATCTGTCAAAACCACATCACCCTTAACAACCTAAGGCTGCACTGTGGACATGGTATGCACTATGTACGGCAATCCCTGCTCCTCATGAGAACATCTCCAGGAATGCTTATAAGCAAAACAAGGATGaactattttaaacaaaacttttccCCAGACTGCCCAGTGTGGACATCCTGCTTGGGAAATGTCAGCCCAAGCAGTTGGAGTTCAGCAGAGCTATATATAAGGTGCTGA